A window of Brettanomyces nanus chromosome 2, complete sequence contains these coding sequences:
- a CDS encoding uncharacterized protein (BUSCO:EOG093439FR) → MVSAVVTLRSAIKAKKPLTLLPEGSDISGAQQLVIGDQAISLDEETGFTNEEDKVNETLRAIYQSWLHRDSNTTDYFADCEAKKIPVISFMERTELISYLSGASEKCEHLKGEEEKEDNEEQKKRGAKSDKTAGGKRQKIIDSDPFLKLVLSNEREVVDHNKALRGSKLVDFSNVAKECEYKIIRPLKKSSSKSGRYHRHGADGVSGAAGVAGAVGAVGAGSQSLSAILKHKDPIIILSPSASALINMGNVKSFLEEGKFIDPSSENNSVSMQKIVRNSKLFNKKIKFVVVNDVDKFFTKPEHWDRVVAVFTTGQQWQFKNYRDSKPNALFQKVKGFYVHYNGDPIPESIETWNLEVISIERSRRFKDRQTSEYLWEMVEKFMASRGYK, encoded by the coding sequence ATGGTTTCTGCTGTTGTGACTCTACGAAGTGCAATTAAGGCCAAAAAGCCTTTGACGCTTTTGCCAGAAGGTTCCGATATATCTGGAGCTCAGCAATTGGTTATAGGAGATCAGGCGATTTCATTGGACGAAGAAACAGGGTTTACCAATGAAGAGGATAAAGTCAATGAAACTTTGAGAGCAATATATCAAAGTTGGCTACATCGGGATTCGAACACGACGGATTATTTTGCCGATTGTgaagccaagaagattCCAGTGATCAGTTTCATGGAGAGAACAGAGTTGATTTCATATCTAAGTGGAGCTTCAGAGAAGTGTGAGCATTTAAAGggagaagaggagaaggaggataatgaagaacagaagaaacGTGGAGCGAAATCGGATAAAACGGCAGGTGGAAAGCGACAAAAGATTATTGATTCAGACCCTTTCTTAAAGCTTGTACTATCcaatgaaagagaagtcGTGGACCATAACAAGGCACTTAGAGGATCTAAATTAGTTGATTTTTCGAATGTTGCCAAAGAATGCGAATACAAGATCATTCGGCCTTTGAAAAAGAGTTCTTCCAAGTCCGGAAGATACCATAGACACGGAGCAGATGGTGTTTCTGGTGCCGCTGGTGTCGCTGGTGCCGTTGGTGCCGTTGGTGCTGGCTCACAGTCTCTCTCGGCTATACTCAAACATAAGGATCCCATTATCATACTCTCTCCCTCTGCGTCAGCTTTAATTAATATGGGTAATGTGAAATCATTTTTGGAGGAAGGAAAGTTCATTGATCCATCGTCTGAGAACAACAGTGTCAGTATGCAGAAAATAGTGAGAAACTCgaaactcttcaataagaagatcaagtttGTGGTAGTGAACGACGTGGATAAGTTCTTTACGAAACCAGAACATTGGGATCGTGTGGTGGCAGTGTTCACTACGGGACAGCAGTGGCAGTTCAAAAACTATCGAGATTCAAAGCCCAATGCACTTTTCCAGAAAGTGAAAGGATTCTACGTTCATTACAATGGGGACCCAATACCGGAAAGCATTGAAACGTGGAACTTGGAGGTGATCTCTATAGAGAGAAGCAGGCGATTCAAGGATAGACAAACGAGTGAGTATCTATGGGAAATGGTGGAGAAGTTTATGGCGAGCCGAGGATACAAGTAG
- a CDS encoding uncharacterized protein (BUSCO:EOG09344GVZ~EggNog:ENOG41) has translation MISYGDLSLRAVNFIFLIIVLGLSGSLAATTVYQSNPQVNFCVFAAAWALLTSTIYGALAYFISFLASPLFLVIFDFLNFVFTFAAATALAVAIRVHSCSNSTYLDNNNVAQGSSDRCRKSQATVAFLYFSFFVFLFSLVMQFLNLGKNGIFGSSYSGKSARTGVPTMAQV, from the coding sequence CGGAGACTTATCATTGAGAGCTGTTAACTTTATTTTCCTGATTATCGTTCTAGGATTGAGTGGTTCTTTGGCTGCTACTACAGTGTATCAGTCCAACCCCCAGGTCAACTTCTGTGTGTTTGCTGCTGCTTGGGCCCTTTTGACATCTACAATTTATGGTGCTCTTGCATACTTCATTTCATTCTTGGcttctcctcttttccTTGTCATATTTGATTTTTTGAACTTTGTCTTCACCTTTGCTGCTGCCACTGCTTTGGCCGTTGCAATTAGAGTTCATTCTTGCTCTAACAGCACCTACTTGGATAACAACAATGTTGCTCAAGGTTCTTCAGATAGATGCAGAAAGTCCCAGGCTACAGTTGCATTCTTGTACTTTTCGTTCTTTGTGTTTTTGTTCTCGCTAGTCATGCAGTTCCTTAACCTTGGAAAGAATGGTATCTTTGGTTCTTCCTACTCTGGAAAATCAGCAAGAACTGGTGTTCCAACCATGGCTCAGGTTTAG